A stretch of the Uranotaenia lowii strain MFRU-FL chromosome 3, ASM2978415v1, whole genome shotgun sequence genome encodes the following:
- the LOC129757828 gene encoding S-formylglutathione hydrolase-like encodes MTVITLISSNKCFGGLQKIYSHQSKELDCEMKFAIFLPAEAGERKLPVLYWLSGLTCNETNFIQKSGAQRYAVEHGLIVVCPDTSPRGVNLPGEDDSWDFGSGAGFYVDASKEPWSKHYKMFSYVTQELIDVINNNFPTVVDKQSISGHSMGGHGALICALKNPGLYKSVSAFAPISNPTDCPWGLKAFGGYFGDDQKEEWNNWDATKLVAGYNGPPLELYIDQGSEDSFLKDKQLLPENLLNAAKAAQVPCVLNMREGYDHSYFYVSSFIGEHIAYHARHLK; translated from the coding sequence ATGACGGTGATAACGCTTATCTCATCGAACAAATGCTTCGGTGGTTTGCAGAAAATCTACTCGCACCAGTCCAAAGAACTGGACTGCGAAATGAAATTTGCCATCTTCCTGCCTGCGGAGGCCGGAGAACGTAAACTTCCGGTTTTGTATTGGCTCAGTGGGTTGACATGCAACGAAACCAATTTTATCCAGAAATCTGGCGCTCAGCGATATGCGGTAGAACATGGATTGATCGTAGTCTGTCCGGACACTTCCCCAAGGGGTGTCAATCTACCGGGGGAGGACGATTCCTGGGACTTTGGTAGCGGAGCCGGATTCTATGTAGATGCTAGCAAGGAACCATGGAGCAAACATTACAAAATGTTCAGCTACGTAACCCAGGAACTGATCGATGTTATCAACAACAATTTCCCTACGGTTGTCGATAAGCAGAGCATCAGCGGCCACAGCATGGGCGGACATGGAGCGCTGATATGTGCCTTGAAAAATCCCGGGCTTTACAAATCGGTGTCGGCATTTGCTCCCATCAGTAACCCAACGGATTGTCCCTGGGGATTGAAGGCGTTCGGAGGGTATTTTGGTGATGACCAAAAAGAGGAGTGGAACAATTGGGATGCTACCAAGCTGGTGGCCGGATACAATGGTCCACCGCTGGAGCTGTACATCGACCAGGGGTCCGAGGATAGCTTCCTGAAGGATAAACAACTTTTGCCGGAGAATTTGCTGAACGCGGCCAAAGCTGCCCAGGTTCCGTGTGTGCTGAACATGCGGGAGGGGTACGATCACAGctatttttatgtttcttctTTTATCGGTGAGCATATCGCTTACCATGCTAGGCATTTGAAGTGA
- the LOC129753745 gene encoding uncharacterized protein LOC129753745, which yields MADELRHLRKKEQILWNLLENLEDFLQEHEDYQEQCSLQPRLVKLEEAYDTFCDLRIQIETVLEDLDTNDNDEDDEKERTVRKESQRKENKHVFKEFVSRYFSVKQQLLSRIESIPARPTESSVSDSTLPCHTKFPELKLPTFSGKLADWINFRDNFKSLIHDNVQLNQMDKFNYLRASLRDDALLQINQIQVSAINYGLAWSILESKYENHKLIAQEHMSTLFAAPAMRTESFEGLNTLLTTFQTNLQQLEKLNQKPSNWSPLLAFMLSQKLDTETYRLWETHHASKNVPSYEAMVAFLENQCSILQSTASRNGNDNQRNLRVSISHSTVTVQSFCPICKRGPHKAEQCSSFSRMRVIDRKVLVRRLGLCFNCLDSGHFVAECSRSSCLKCGQRHHFLLHPYSPNQSSHSNTQNFFQASQRPQRANSQSRNEPYSQYDQSRTNSNQPMLNSSQSTQQPPPTNTPTVSHHTTTLLSTQQNTHTAILSTAVVMLADSNGNTVLARALLDNGSQTCLFTEELSKKLNFVRSQENVAIKGVGGCTNVSKESVIARIVSCTSTFTTVESKFFVLPQITLDLPQKSIDVNTWKLPPSISLADPDFNKSRSVDIVIGVSLFYDVMLPDQMRINDAGPMLQNTHLGWIVAGELPGTPIVSSGASRLNFCWFGKTCAVTLIRVRKQSYGSRNCLESWGRQSQSYYRVTHRGQSASANPFIEDREGSVEGVGKPPSKGQSNIEGLVAQENL from the exons ATGGCTGATGAACTACGTCATCTTCGTAAAAAAGAACAAATTCTGtggaatttgcttgaaaatttagaaGACTTCCTTCAGGAACATGAGGACTATCAGGAGCAATGTTCACTCCAGCCACGATTAGTGAAATTGGAAGAAGCCTATGACACCTTTTGTGACTTGCGGATTCAGATCGAAACGGTTTTAGAAGATTTGGACACGAACGACAACGACGAAGATGACGAGAAGGAACGTACAGTTAGAAAGGAGTCCCAGAGGAAGGAAAACAAACATGTGTTTAAGGAATTTGTAAGCCGATATTTCTCGGTGAAACAACAGTTGTTGTCGAGGATTGAGTCGATCCCAGCTCGACCAACTGAATCTTCGGTTTCCGACTCGACGTTACCGTGCCACACCAAATTTCCCGAGCTAAAGCTGCCGACCTTTTCTGGAAAACTTGCTGATTGGATCAACTTCCGAGATAATTTCAAGTCGCTTATTCACGACAATGTCCAGTTAAATCAGATGGACAAGTTCAACTACCTCCGTGCGTCGTTAAGAGATGATGCTCTTCTCCAAATCAACCAAATTCAAGTATCGGCGATCAATTACGGACTAGCTTGGAGCATTTTGGAATCTAAGTATGAAAACCATAAGCTGATAGCCCAGGAGCACATGAGCACACTCTTTGCAGCACCTGCCATGCGAACGGAAAGTTTCGAAGGGTTGAATACGTTGCTGACGACGTTCCAAACTAATCTGCAGCAgttggaaaaattgaaccagAAGCCAAGTAATTGGAGTCCACTGTTGGCATTTATGCTGTCGCAGAAGTTGGACACAGAAACCTACCGACTCTGGGAAACTCACCATGCTTCTAAAAACGTGCCTTCCTACGAAGCCATGGTAGCGTTCCTAGAGAACCAGTGTTCGATTCTACAGTCAACGGCCAGTCGCAATGGAAATGACAATCAGCGGAATTTGAGGGTCTCCATCAGCCACAGTACGGTTACTGTCCAGAGTTTTTGTCCTATCTGCAAAAGAGGACCACACAAGGCAGAGCAATGTTCAAGTTTCAGCAGGATGAGGGTGATCGATCGGAAGGTTTTAGTCCGAAGGTTGGGACTCTGCTTCAACTGTTTAGATTCCGGACATTTTGTTGCAGAATGTTCACGTAGTTCCTGTTTGAAGTGTGGTCAGCGTCATCATTTTCTACTGCATCCATATTCTCCAAACCAAAGTAGCCATTCGAACACGCAAAATTTCTTTCAAGCCTCACAAAGACCTCAACGCGCGAACAGTCAGTCAAGAAATGAACCCTACTCGCAATACGATCAGTCCCGGACGAATAGTAACCAACCTATGTTAAATAGCTCCCAATCTACACAACAGCCACCTCCCACAAACACACCCACTGTTAGTCACCATACTACTACTCTACTGAGTACCCAACAGAACACCCACACTGCTATTCTGTCGACAGCCGTTGTCATGCTCGCTGATAGCAACGGAAACACAGTCTTGGCTCGCGCATTGTTGGACAATGGCTCTCAGACTTGTTTATTCACCGAGGAGTTATCAAAGAAGCTAAACTTCGTACGTTCTCAAGAAAATGTTGCTATCAAAGGTGTTGGAGGTTGTACAAATGTTTCTAAAGAGTCTGTTATTGCTCGAATTGTGTCTTGTACATCTACGTTTACTACCGTCGAAAGTAAATTCTTTGTGTTACCTCAAATCACGCTGGATTTGCCCCAAAAAAGCATCGATGTCAACACTTGGAAACTGCCACCATCCATCAGTCTTGCAGATCCCGACTTTAACAAATCGAGATCGGTTGATATTGTGATTGGAGTATCTTTGTTTTACGATGTGATGTTACCGGACCAGATGAGGATCAACGATGCCGGTCCAATGCTACAAAATACACATCTTGGATGGATTGTCGCAGGAGAGCTACCAGGAACACCGATTGTGTCTT CTGGTGCTTCAAGGTTGAACTTTTGCTGGTTCGGGAAGACTTGTGCCGTTACGTTGATTCGGGTGAGAAAGCAGAGCTACGGAAGCAGAAACTGTCTGGAAAGCTGGGGACGCCAAAGCCAGAGCTACTATCGGGTTACTCATCGAGGACAATCAGCATCCGCTAATCCGTTCATCGAAGACCGCGAAGGAAGCGTGGAAGGCGTTGGAAAACCACCATCAAAAGGTCAGTCTAACATCGAAGGTCTCGTTGCTCAAGAAAATTTGTGA